Proteins from a genomic interval of Rattus norvegicus strain BN/NHsdMcwi chromosome 2, GRCr8, whole genome shotgun sequence:
- the Ankrd33b gene encoding ankyrin repeat domain-containing protein 33B isoform X1, with the protein MKAAMQGRTECVRALMLAGADVQARDPRRGLSPQEWAAYTGRAEAVRVMQRLMERPCPEQFGDKYKLELPLPAETILKKAGSKNCLQRFTAFLRSTLTSRSGQSLEDGGVLDHMVRMTTSLYSPAVAVVCQTVCPENPPCVGKRRLAVQEILAARGNLDAQAQDSNNVELQSQILETPRASSRSPQSLGSGSTPAPVTRKASLLPLQLLRRSSVRPGVVVPRVRISKAPAPTFQPERAASKGNTKDSIYLQIPKWRYKEAKEEKRKAEEAEKKRQAEAQKERRAPRWRKRT; encoded by the coding sequence gGGCAGACGTTCAAGCAAGGGATCCCCGACGTGGGCTGTCACCTCAGGAGTGGGCTGCATACACAGGCCGAGCGGAGGCTGTTCGAGTCATGCAGAGGCTGATGGAGCGACCCTGCCCAGAACAGTTTGGGGACAAGTATAAGCTGGAATTGCCACTTCCCGCTGAGACGATCTTAAAGAAGGCAGGTTCCAAAAACTGCTTGCAGAGATTCACCGCATTCCTGCGATCTACTTTGACCTCCCGCTCCGGCCAGAGCCTGGAGGATGGAGGCGTCCTTGATCACATGGTCAGGATGACCACAAGTCTCTACAGCCCCGCTGTTGCTGTAGTCTGTCAGACCGTGTGCCCGGAGAACCCACCCTGTGTGGGGAAACGACGCTTGGCGGTACAGGAAATCCTAGCAGCTAGGGGCAACCTGGACGCCCAAGCGCAGGACAGCAACAACGTAGAGCTGCAATCCCAGATTTTGGAGACTCCCAGAGCTAGCTCCCGGTCTCCCCAGTCGCTCGGCTCGGGTTCCACTCCTGCTCCTGTTACTCGGAAGGCCAGCCTCCTGCCTTTGCAGTTGCTACGGAGGAGCAGTGTGCGGCCGGGCGTGGTGGTCCCTCGAGTGCGCATCAGCAAGGCCCCTGCGCCCACCTTCCAGCCAGAGCGCGCAGCGTCCAAGGGCAACACCAAGGACAGCATCTATCTGCAGATCCCCAAGTGGCGGTACAAAGAGgccaaggaggagaagaggaaggcggaggaggcagagaagaagcGCCAGGCAGAGGCACAGAAAGAAAGGCGGGCGCCACGCTGGAGGAAAAGGACGTGA